One segment of Geomonas ferrireducens DNA contains the following:
- the mqnB gene encoding futalosine hydrolase, with amino-acid sequence MRRVVVTASTRMELSQLIEAASAQPASGVGHLPLWRGELAGQELFIAQTGMGKANAACAATVLCERLTPHLLINTGCGGAFPGCGIGVGDIAVADAECFADEGVLTPDGWRGLDIIGIPLYEGKGERVFNRVPLPLEPARRAFAHAAAEGFAAALGPFLTVSTCSGTSRRGEEMLRRFPGICENMEGAAIAHVALIYGVPCLEVRGISNMVEDRDMSRWDLKRAVGEVQRFLFTLLKCPDALFGG; translated from the coding sequence ATGAGACGAGTCGTCGTTACCGCATCGACCAGGATGGAACTCTCGCAGCTGATCGAAGCCGCTTCCGCACAACCGGCCTCCGGGGTGGGGCACCTCCCCCTTTGGCGCGGCGAGCTCGCGGGGCAGGAGCTCTTCATCGCCCAGACCGGCATGGGCAAGGCGAACGCCGCCTGCGCGGCGACCGTTCTTTGCGAGCGTCTTACCCCTCACCTTCTCATCAATACCGGCTGCGGCGGCGCCTTCCCCGGCTGCGGGATCGGCGTCGGGGACATCGCGGTCGCCGACGCCGAGTGTTTTGCGGACGAGGGGGTGCTGACCCCTGACGGGTGGCGCGGGCTCGACATAATCGGCATCCCGCTCTACGAGGGGAAGGGGGAGCGCGTCTTCAACCGCGTCCCGCTGCCGCTTGAGCCGGCCCGACGCGCGTTCGCGCATGCTGCTGCCGAAGGCTTTGCCGCCGCCCTCGGACCCTTTCTCACCGTTTCCACCTGCTCCGGGACCTCCCGCCGCGGGGAGGAGATGCTGCGCCGCTTCCCCGGCATCTGCGAGAACATGGAGGGGGCGGCGATCGCCCACGTTGCCCTCATCTACGGCGTTCCCTGTCTCGAGGTGCGCGGCATCAGCAACATGGTGGAGGACCGGGACATGTCGCGCTGGGACTTAAAGCGTGCCGTAGGCGAGGTGCAGCGCTTTCTCTTCACCCTTCTTAAGTGCCCCGATGCACTCTTCGGGGGCTGA
- a CDS encoding 1,4-dihydroxy-6-naphthoate synthase gives MDCVLSENGQRPTLTLGFSPCPNDTFIFDALIHGRVDCGFSFREQLEDVETLNRMALSATLDVSKVSYHLLGHILKDYLLLRSGGALGRGCGPLVVARDGIDPEKLAGKRIALPGQYTTAALLLRLFNPSLADFVYLPFHEIMGAVADGSVAAGVIIHESRFTYQGYGLKKVLDLGEWWERETGHPIPLGGIAAKRSLGREALLSLERGLARSVEYAFAHPGEARPYIRAHSQEMSDEVCDAHISLYVNDFSRGLGPEGEDAVRLLLNRAAEAGIIPRWQEPLLIS, from the coding sequence ATGGATTGCGTACTGTCAGAAAACGGGCAACGCCCGACGCTCACCCTGGGCTTTTCTCCCTGTCCCAACGACACCTTCATCTTCGACGCCCTGATCCACGGGCGGGTCGACTGCGGTTTTTCCTTTCGCGAGCAGCTCGAGGACGTTGAGACCCTGAACCGGATGGCGCTTTCCGCGACGCTGGACGTTTCGAAGGTCTCCTACCACCTCCTCGGGCACATCCTGAAGGACTACCTCCTGCTCAGAAGCGGGGGGGCGCTCGGGCGCGGCTGCGGCCCCCTGGTCGTCGCGCGCGACGGTATCGACCCGGAAAAGCTTGCCGGCAAGAGGATCGCCCTCCCCGGGCAGTACACCACCGCGGCGCTTCTTTTGAGGCTTTTCAACCCGTCGCTTGCCGACTTCGTCTACCTTCCGTTCCACGAGATCATGGGCGCGGTCGCCGACGGTTCGGTCGCGGCCGGGGTGATCATCCACGAGTCGCGCTTCACCTACCAGGGGTACGGCCTGAAGAAGGTGCTCGACCTGGGTGAGTGGTGGGAGCGGGAGACGGGGCACCCCATACCGCTTGGCGGCATCGCGGCGAAACGCTCGCTCGGGCGGGAGGCCCTTTTATCCCTGGAGCGTGGGCTTGCGCGGAGCGTGGAGTACGCCTTCGCCCACCCCGGTGAGGCGCGTCCTTACATACGCGCCCACTCGCAGGAGATGAGCGACGAGGTGTGCGACGCCCATATTTCCCTCTATGTGAACGACTTCTCCCGCGGGCTCGGCCCCGAGGGGGAGGATGCCGTGCGACTTTTGCTTAACCGGGCGGCCGAAGCGGGGATCATACCCCGCTGGCAGGAGCCGCTGCTGATCTCGTGA
- the gspC gene encoding type II secretion system protein GspC, translated as MPRWILPLNITLGIAIIAVAALIAADLLSFKISGLYPRNAQKPASQSATAPAASQDLLTFGPILERALFGKATQGRLTPIVQTASAAGGQAAAPPPAAVNDLILLGTAVGSFRETFALVLKSSTHEERVFRLGETVFSAGPLVSVKKDVAEILVGGKRVKILTPTAAAEAAATAAAAPAAPASGGGLAASAGAGNYIVDQRALNAALDNIGQAMTDARLLPSMKDGKVEGFRATEVKPQGIFGTVGIRNGDVLLRMNDFPIDSPEKAIQSFASLKGQSRIKLDLIRDGQPTTFTYDIR; from the coding sequence ATGCCGCGTTGGATTCTCCCCCTGAACATAACCCTGGGCATCGCCATCATCGCGGTGGCGGCGCTCATCGCAGCGGACCTGCTGAGCTTCAAGATCTCCGGACTTTACCCACGTAACGCGCAGAAACCTGCCTCGCAGAGCGCGACCGCACCGGCGGCGAGCCAGGACCTCCTTACCTTCGGTCCCATCCTCGAGCGCGCCCTGTTCGGCAAGGCGACCCAGGGGAGACTGACCCCGATCGTGCAGACAGCTTCGGCCGCCGGGGGGCAGGCGGCGGCGCCTCCCCCCGCCGCGGTGAACGACCTGATCCTTTTGGGGACCGCAGTCGGCTCGTTCCGCGAAACCTTCGCGCTGGTGCTTAAGAGCTCGACCCACGAGGAGCGGGTTTTCCGCCTCGGCGAGACGGTGTTCTCGGCGGGACCGCTGGTTTCCGTCAAGAAGGACGTGGCCGAGATCCTGGTGGGAGGGAAAAGGGTGAAGATCCTCACCCCGACCGCGGCAGCGGAAGCTGCGGCGACTGCAGCGGCGGCCCCCGCGGCACCCGCGTCCGGCGGCGGTCTCGCCGCCTCCGCCGGCGCCGGGAACTACATCGTGGACCAGCGCGCCTTGAACGCGGCCCTTGACAACATCGGGCAGGCCATGACCGACGCGCGCCTCCTGCCGAGCATGAAGGACGGCAAGGTCGAGGGTTTCCGTGCCACCGAGGTGAAGCCCCAGGGGATCTTCGGCACCGTCGGCATCAGAAACGGCGACGTCCTCTTGAGGATGAACGATTTCCCGATCGACTCCCCGGAGAAGGCGATCCAGTCCTTCGCCTCGCTCAAGGGGCAGAGCCGGATCAAGCTCGACCTGATCCGGGACGGCCAGCCCACCACATTCACTTACGACATACGGTAA